A segment of the Desulfofundulus luciae genome:
AAATCGTAGTTACACCCTGCCACAACTGTTACGACCAGTTAAACGACATCATCAAGTACTACAAACTGGACTGCAAGGTTAATCATATTCATCATCTGGTGAGCAATGCCCTTATTTTACCCAGCAAAGCCGAAAGGGAGCAATTGAAGTAACACCACGTTTCAAGGTGAAAGGCGGGTGATAGCCAGTTATCCAGGACTTTTTATGGATTCCGTAAGAACTGGACCGGGGGAAAGGTTCCCCTGGTTACTCCGGCAAGGGAGACCTGCCCTTACTCCTGCCGGAAGCCTCCCTTCAAAGGGCACTTTACCATCCCACTAAAGTTTAGTTTGGCCCCGGCATGCACGTTTTTGCCGGGCTTTTTTTTGCACTCCAGGGAGTAATCCGGGGAGCGGCAGGGGACACAGCATTGACCGCAAAAACAACTCCTGCGGTTTGGAGCTATTGCTTTTTTGTGTTCGGGATGCTAATATGGACATATGTAAAGTTAAATTAAGGCTGGATTATGTATGAGTGTAACAGGTGATCAAAATATTACCTCTGTTATTTTAAACAGCATTAGCGATGGTGTTTTCACAATTAATTCCGATTGGCGCATTACTTTTTTCAACCGGGCTGCGGAGGAAATTACCGGCGTACCCCGGGAAGAAGCCGTCGGGCGTTTTTGCTGGGAAGTTTTTCGGGCCAGTATTTGCGAGAGGGAATGCGCGTTAAAACACACCCTGGAAACCGGTTGCCCGGTAGTAAACAGGGCTGTTTATATTGTCAATGCTTACGGTAAAAAGGTTCCCATAAGCATCAGTACCGGTATACTCAGGGATGAGTACCAGCAGGTGATTGGCGGTGTGGAAACCTTCCGGGATCTCTCCCTGGTGGAGGAATTACGCAGAGAACTGCGTGGGCGGCATACTTTTGCCGATATCATCAGCAGGAACCACCGGATGCAACAAATTTTCTCCCTTCTTCCGGACATAGCGGAAAGTGATAGCACGGTGTTAATTGAAGGGCCGACCGGTTCGGGAAAGGAACTTTTGGCACGAGCCATACACAATTTAAGCCCTCGCAGGGACAAACCCCTGGTGGCCGTAAATTGCGCCGCCCTTCCTGATACCTTGCTGGAATCTGAGCTTTTCGGTTATGAGGCAGGGGCCTTTACTGATGCCAGAAAAAGTAAACCAGGCCGTTTTGCCCGTGCCCAGGGGGGCACCCTTTTTCTTGATGAAATTGGCGATATTTCTCCGGCTCTGCAGGTTAAACTTTTACGGGTTTTACAGGAAAAAGAGTTTGAGCCCCTGGGTGCCGTGCGCCCGTTGAAGGCCGATGTACGGATCCTGGCGGCCACCAATAAAGATCTGGCGGCGCTGGTAGAAAAGGGGTTATTTCGTCAGGATTTGTACTACCGGATCAATGTGATTAAAATTACGCTCCCCCCTTTATCCGAGCGCAAGGAAGATATTCCGTTGCTGGTAGAGCATTTTATCGATAGGTTAAACATCCTGCGGGGTAAAGCCATCGACGGGATTTCTGAAGAGGCCCTGGCCCTGCTATGGCAGCACGACTTTCCAGGTAACGTCAGGGAACTGGAAAACATTATCGAACATGCCTTTATCCTGTGCAAAGGCGGGCTTATAAAGCCGGAGCACCTGCCCGCTTATCTGCAAGCTGCTGGTGACCGTTCTTGTTCCGGGAAAGGCAAAACCTTGGCCGAAATGGAAGCCCGGATGATTTATGAGGCGCTTGTTCGGAACCAGGGAAAACGCAGTCTGGCGGCCAGGG
Coding sequences within it:
- a CDS encoding sigma-54 interaction domain-containing protein, coding for MSVTGDQNITSVILNSISDGVFTINSDWRITFFNRAAEEITGVPREEAVGRFCWEVFRASICERECALKHTLETGCPVVNRAVYIVNAYGKKVPISISTGILRDEYQQVIGGVETFRDLSLVEELRRELRGRHTFADIISRNHRMQQIFSLLPDIAESDSTVLIEGPTGSGKELLARAIHNLSPRRDKPLVAVNCAALPDTLLESELFGYEAGAFTDARKSKPGRFARAQGGTLFLDEIGDISPALQVKLLRVLQEKEFEPLGAVRPLKADVRILAATNKDLAALVEKGLFRQDLYYRINVIKITLPPLSERKEDIPLLVEHFIDRLNILRGKAIDGISEEALALLWQHDFPGNVRELENIIEHAFILCKGGLIKPEHLPAYLQAAGDRSCSGKGKTLAEMEARMIYEALVRNQGKRSLAARELGIDKTTLWRKIKRYGIKIPTSDYLNRAE